In Flavobacterium sp. N3904, one DNA window encodes the following:
- a CDS encoding DUF4249 domain-containing protein, which yields MKKLITILLILTSVVFTGCEEVISVDVNTAPPRLAVEAALNWQKGTSGNQQTIKLTTTTGYFESVIPPVSGAVVFVTNSSNTVFNFIENPNTGLYICSNFVPVLNETYKLTIIVDGQTYTATETMYSVAPITKLVQNDQGGFTGKDIDVKAYFNDPANETNYYLYRYDYKDEKKSNLYADEDTFFNGNEFYSISQNDSIKKGEKVVITHYGISKSYYNYISIVVSLAGQSGGGPFQSPPSTIRGNVVNTTNAANYPLGYFSVSEIDSKEYTIE from the coding sequence ATGAAAAAATTAATCACAATCCTACTTATTCTAACTTCTGTTGTATTTACTGGTTGCGAAGAGGTGATCAGTGTAGATGTCAACACAGCTCCACCCCGATTGGCTGTAGAAGCCGCTTTGAATTGGCAAAAAGGAACATCGGGAAACCAGCAAACCATAAAACTTACGACTACAACTGGATATTTTGAGAGTGTTATTCCCCCAGTTTCGGGAGCTGTAGTGTTTGTTACCAACAGTTCCAATACGGTTTTTAACTTTATAGAAAACCCAAACACCGGACTCTACATTTGTTCTAATTTTGTTCCGGTATTAAACGAAACATACAAACTCACTATAATTGTAGATGGCCAGACCTATACCGCAACCGAAACCATGTATTCAGTTGCACCCATCACCAAATTGGTCCAAAACGATCAAGGCGGTTTTACCGGAAAAGATATTGATGTAAAAGCCTATTTTAACGATCCTGCCAACGAAACAAACTATTATTTGTACCGTTATGATTATAAAGATGAAAAAAAATCAAATCTTTATGCCGATGAAGATACTTTTTTTAATGGCAATGAATTCTATAGTATTTCCCAAAATGATTCTATAAAAAAGGGTGAAAAAGTGGTGATTACCCATTACGGAATTTCAAAAAGTTATTACAATTACATCAGTATTGTAGTCAGTTTGGCAGGCCAAAGTGGTGGCGGACCATTCCAATCACCGCCATCAACCATCAGAGGAAACGTAGTCAATACAACAAATGCCGCCAACTATCCTTTGGGCTATTTTTCGGTAAGCGAAATTGATTCGAAAGAATACACTATTGAATAA
- a CDS encoding thiamine diphosphokinase, with protein MSSHHIVRDDQEPALIIANGAACHPELLGQLLEWSPLVIVLDSAMERVMELDIKVDVLLGDFDRGFDPEKYQTLQYPLEIIHTPDQNKTDLEKAFDYLIDRKIPAVNVVWATGRRADHTITNLTNIVRYRNLIKIVILDDHSKIFLLPNTFEKWYTAGTPISLIPIGIVNGISSENLVYPLENDTLTMGYRTGSSNAVAHDGIVTINHTDGDLLLMECID; from the coding sequence ATGTCTTCACACCATATCGTACGCGATGACCAAGAACCCGCCTTAATAATTGCAAACGGCGCAGCTTGCCATCCAGAATTATTGGGCCAGCTACTCGAATGGTCTCCGTTGGTTATTGTACTGGATTCGGCAATGGAACGCGTCATGGAGTTGGACATTAAAGTCGATGTGTTATTGGGTGATTTTGACCGGGGTTTTGATCCCGAAAAATACCAGACCTTGCAATACCCACTAGAAATAATTCATACACCGGATCAAAATAAAACCGACTTAGAAAAAGCTTTTGATTATTTAATTGATCGAAAAATTCCTGCTGTAAATGTCGTTTGGGCAACAGGGCGACGTGCAGATCACACCATTACCAATCTTACCAACATTGTCCGGTACCGTAATTTAATCAAAATTGTCATTCTCGACGATCATTCCAAAATATTTTTATTACCCAATACATTCGAAAAATGGTATACTGCAGGAACTCCAATTTCGCTAATACCCATTGGAATTGTAAACGGAATCAGTTCTGAAAATCTAGTGTATCCATTAGAAAACGACACCCTAACCATGGGCTACAGGACAGGAAGCAGCAATGCTGTTGCCCATGACGGGATTGTTACCATCAATCACACCGATGGTGATTTATTGCTAATGGAATGTATCGATTAG
- the rlmF gene encoding 23S rRNA (adenine(1618)-N(6))-methyltransferase RlmF: MKSTKVTEKTNLHPRNLHRFGYNFEQLIKNHPDLGNFVFINEHNIDSSDNKLAKHTIDFSNPDAVKALNKALLITYYGIQNWDIPADFLCPPIPGRADYIHNLADLLASTNNGTIPEGETVQGLDIGVGANCIYPILGNAIYGWSFVATDIDENAIQNCKKIIEQNPQLIEAVSLQLQVNPRFIFKNIIEPEDKFTFTICNPPFHSSAEEAMKSTIRKINNLAPESLNVKTAKPVLNFGGQNAELWCEGGELGFIKQMIYESAKYPMQCLWFTTLVSKQSNLNTIYKTLNNVAAIHKTIDMAQGQKTSRIVAWTFMTEAQQKAWKFSE, translated from the coding sequence ATGAAATCAACAAAGGTTACCGAAAAAACAAATTTACATCCAAGAAATCTTCACCGATTTGGATATAACTTTGAACAATTAATAAAAAACCATCCTGATTTGGGAAATTTTGTTTTTATTAATGAACACAATATTGACTCGAGCGATAACAAACTGGCGAAGCATACAATCGATTTTAGCAATCCAGATGCTGTAAAAGCGCTCAATAAAGCATTATTAATTACCTACTACGGCATTCAAAATTGGGACATCCCAGCGGATTTTCTATGCCCCCCCATTCCGGGAAGAGCTGATTACATTCACAATTTAGCCGATTTATTGGCCTCAACAAATAACGGCACTATTCCCGAAGGTGAAACCGTACAAGGGTTAGACATTGGAGTTGGTGCCAATTGCATCTATCCGATTTTGGGAAATGCTATTTACGGATGGTCCTTTGTAGCAACTGATATTGATGAAAATGCGATTCAAAATTGCAAAAAAATAATCGAGCAAAATCCACAATTAATAGAAGCGGTAAGCCTTCAATTGCAGGTAAACCCGCGTTTTATTTTTAAAAATATTATAGAACCCGAAGACAAATTTACTTTTACGATCTGCAATCCTCCTTTTCATTCCTCTGCCGAAGAAGCAATGAAAAGTACGATTCGAAAAATAAACAATTTAGCACCCGAAAGTCTGAATGTTAAAACTGCAAAACCCGTGCTAAATTTTGGCGGTCAAAATGCAGAATTGTGGTGCGAAGGCGGCGAATTGGGTTTTATCAAACAGATGATTTACGAAAGTGCAAAGTATCCGATGCAATGTCTTTGGTTTACCACGTTAGTATCCAAACAATCCAATCTGAATACCATCTACAAAACCTTAAACAATGTAGCGGCCATCCACAAAACGATTGATATGGCTCAAGGCCAAAAAACAAGCCGTATTGTGGCCTGGACTTTTATGACCGAAGCACAACAAAAAGCATGGAAATTTAGTGAGTAA
- a CDS encoding alpha/beta fold hydrolase yields MQKSVSLIFLFLLFINCSTSKEKKIDEYVFKTKKEKTLYLTSYNKALQLWQVPYKEENIATSFGTAHIIISGPKDAKPVVLLHGMDASSTMWFPNSAALSKNHRVYAIDFLMEAGKSELKGKSLTSDEIVNWYEEIFNYYNLKNFDIIGASRGGWFATLLTIQKNKNINKLVLISPAQTFNNVDQKGKASTAMFLKFFPNKKKLNKTLDAFSYYPNKINSVYKNQFYLANKYSKSNASFLQMRPFSDDELKGITIPVLVLIGGHDVINSEKSLLRANEYISNCKTATIKNSGHFVSMDQSKEVDKMIVDFLK; encoded by the coding sequence ATGCAGAAATCAGTATCACTCATTTTCCTCTTCTTGCTATTCATAAACTGCAGCACTTCCAAAGAAAAGAAAATTGACGAATACGTTTTTAAAACCAAAAAAGAAAAAACACTATATCTTACTTCCTATAACAAAGCATTGCAACTTTGGCAAGTCCCTTACAAGGAAGAAAATATTGCAACGAGCTTTGGTACTGCCCATATCATCATTAGCGGACCAAAAGACGCAAAACCAGTAGTACTGCTTCATGGCATGGATGCGAGCTCTACAATGTGGTTCCCAAACAGTGCAGCATTGTCAAAAAATCATCGCGTATATGCCATTGACTTCCTGATGGAAGCAGGCAAATCTGAACTAAAAGGAAAGTCACTCACCAGCGATGAAATCGTAAATTGGTACGAAGAAATCTTCAACTATTATAATTTAAAAAATTTTGATATCATCGGAGCCTCCAGGGGTGGATGGTTTGCCACATTACTGACCATTCAAAAAAACAAAAACATAAACAAACTGGTGTTGATAAGTCCGGCGCAAACATTTAATAATGTAGATCAAAAAGGAAAAGCATCGACGGCCATGTTCCTGAAATTTTTTCCAAACAAAAAGAAATTAAACAAAACATTGGATGCGTTTTCCTATTACCCTAACAAAATTAATTCGGTTTATAAAAACCAATTTTACTTGGCCAATAAATATTCCAAATCGAATGCCAGTTTTTTGCAGATGCGCCCTTTTTCGGATGATGAACTCAAAGGAATTACCATTCCCGTTTTGGTACTTATTGGCGGCCACGATGTAATCAATTCCGAGAAAAGCCTGTTGCGTGCCAACGAATATATAAGTAATTGCAAAACGGCAACCATTAAAAATTCGGGCCATTTCGTGAGTATGGATCAATCCAAAGAGGTTGATAAAATGATTGTTGATTTCCTCAAATAG
- the uvrB gene encoding excinuclease ABC subunit UvrB: MNFQVISEYQPKGDQPQAIEKLVQGIESGEQFQTLLGVTGSGKTFTVANVIQEIQRPTLVLAHNKTLAAQLYSEFKQFFPNNAVEYFVSYYDYYQPEAFMPVTGVFIEKDLSINEELEKMRLSTTSSLLSGRRDILVVASVSCIYGIGNPVEFQKNVIAIEKNQMISRTKLLHSLVQSLYSRTEADFTPGNFRIKGDTIEVYPSYADDAFRIHFFGDEIEEMESFDIKTSKVIERFEKLTIYPANMFVTSPDVLQNAIWEIQQDLVKQVDYFKEIGKHLEAKRLEERTNFDLEMIRELGYCSGIENYSRYLDGREAGSRPFCLLDYFPKDYLMVVDESHVTLSQVHAMYGGDRSRKENLVEYGFRLPAAMDNRPLKFEEFEAMQNQVIYVSATPADYELQKCDGVYVEQVIRPTGLLDPIIEIRPSLNQIDDLIEEIQQRCELDERVLVTTLTKRMAEELAKYLTKVSIRCRYIHSDVDTLERIEIMQDLRKGIFDVLIGVNLLREGLDLPEVSLVAILDADKEGFLRSHRSLTQTIGRAARNLNGKAIMYADKITNSMQKTIDETNYRRTKQINFNTANNVVPQALNKKIESAFTNNKLVEYELGHIMNVAAEPETAYMSKPDREKLIREKRKAMEKAAKDLDFMQAAKLRDQIKALQAKD, encoded by the coding sequence ATGAATTTCCAAGTCATATCCGAATACCAACCCAAAGGCGATCAGCCACAAGCCATCGAAAAATTAGTACAGGGCATTGAGTCTGGCGAGCAATTCCAAACTTTGCTTGGAGTTACCGGTTCCGGAAAAACATTTACGGTGGCCAATGTCATTCAGGAAATTCAGCGCCCTACATTGGTTTTGGCACACAACAAAACCTTGGCCGCTCAGTTGTATTCCGAGTTCAAACAGTTTTTTCCCAACAATGCCGTCGAGTATTTCGTATCCTATTACGATTATTACCAACCTGAAGCTTTTATGCCCGTTACCGGAGTTTTCATCGAAAAGGATTTATCCATCAACGAAGAACTGGAAAAAATGCGATTGAGCACCACCTCATCGCTGCTTTCGGGTCGAAGAGACATTCTGGTCGTTGCCTCTGTTTCTTGCATTTATGGTATCGGAAACCCGGTAGAATTCCAAAAAAATGTTATTGCCATCGAGAAAAACCAAATGATTTCCCGAACCAAATTATTGCACAGTCTCGTTCAGAGTTTATATTCCAGAACCGAGGCCGATTTTACCCCCGGGAATTTCAGGATAAAAGGCGACACTATCGAAGTCTATCCGAGTTATGCCGATGATGCGTTTCGAATTCACTTTTTTGGTGACGAAATCGAAGAAATGGAAAGCTTCGATATAAAAACATCCAAAGTCATTGAGCGATTCGAAAAACTCACCATTTATCCCGCTAATATGTTTGTGACTTCGCCCGATGTGTTGCAAAACGCCATTTGGGAAATCCAGCAGGATCTGGTCAAGCAAGTCGATTATTTCAAAGAAATAGGCAAACACCTCGAAGCCAAACGCCTCGAAGAACGCACCAATTTTGATCTCGAAATGATCCGCGAATTGGGCTATTGTTCCGGAATCGAAAACTATTCGCGCTACCTCGACGGCAGGGAAGCCGGGTCAAGACCTTTCTGCTTACTCGATTATTTCCCAAAAGATTACCTGATGGTCGTAGACGAGAGTCACGTAACCCTTTCACAGGTACACGCCATGTACGGAGGCGATCGAAGCCGAAAAGAAAATCTGGTCGAGTATGGTTTCCGTCTGCCGGCAGCCATGGACAACCGACCGCTAAAATTCGAGGAGTTCGAGGCCATGCAAAATCAGGTTATCTATGTCTCTGCCACCCCTGCCGACTACGAATTGCAAAAATGCGACGGCGTCTATGTCGAACAGGTGATTCGACCAACAGGTTTACTGGACCCTATTATTGAAATTCGCCCGAGCCTGAACCAGATCGACGATTTGATTGAAGAAATCCAACAGCGTTGCGAACTCGACGAACGCGTTTTGGTCACCACACTCACCAAAAGAATGGCCGAAGAACTCGCCAAATACCTAACCAAAGTGTCTATTCGTTGCCGCTACATCCACTCCGATGTCGATACATTGGAGCGCATCGAAATCATGCAGGACCTTCGAAAAGGAATTTTTGATGTATTGATAGGCGTCAACCTACTGCGCGAAGGACTCGATTTGCCCGAGGTTTCATTGGTCGCAATTCTCGATGCCGACAAGGAAGGATTCCTCCGAAGCCACCGCTCGCTCACCCAGACCATCGGTCGTGCCGCCAGAAACCTAAACGGAAAAGCCATCATGTATGCCGACAAAATCACCAACAGCATGCAAAAAACCATAGACGAAACCAATTACCGACGCACCAAGCAAATCAATTTCAATACAGCCAACAATGTAGTGCCTCAGGCATTGAATAAAAAGATCGAAAGCGCCTTTACCAACAACAAATTGGTCGAATACGAATTGGGACACATCATGAATGTAGCGGCCGAACCCGAAACCGCCTACATGTCCAAACCCGATCGCGAAAAACTGATACGCGAAAAACGAAAAGCAATGGAAAAAGCAGCCAAAGACCTCGACTTTATGCAGGCTGCAAAACTCAGGGACCAGATCAAGGCATTGCAGGCAAAGGACTAA